The genomic interval GTGCCGCTTCCGGCCTGTTCGTGGCCGAGGGGGAGAAGCTCGTAGGCGAGATGCTCGCCTCGGAATTCCGCGTGCGCAAGATTTTCCGTTGCGGCGAGGAAGACCGGAGCGAGGCGGGGAGCGTCGATACCGAACACGTGTCGCCCAAGGAGATGGAGCGAATCAGCGCGCTGAAGACGCCGACGCCGGTGCTGGCTCTGGTCGAGCTGCCCCGCTATCGGTTGTCTGCCGGCACGGGGACGGACGATCTGGCGCTCGCGCTCGACGGAGTGCAGGACCCCGGCAATCTGGGAACGATCGTCCGGCTGGCCGACTGGTTCGGCATTCGCGACATCGTCTGCTCGGAAAACACCGCCGATTGTTTCGGACCGAAAGCCGTTCAGGCTACGATGGGGGCCATTGCCCGCGTGCGGGTGCACTATACGGCGCTGGAACCGTTCCTTACCCGTGCGGCGGAGCGGGGAACGCCTGTGTACGGGACGTTTCTGGAGGGGGAGGATATTTACCGGGCCGGGCTTTCCGCCGGCGGCATCGTCGTGATGGGCAGCGAAGGAAACGGCATCTCCTCCGGGACGGCCCGCTGCGTGACCCGGCGCCTTTTCATACCGCCCTATCCGGGAGCGGCGCCCACGTCCGAGTCGCTGAACGTGGCGATGGCCACGGCGGTCGTAGCGGCCGAGTTCCGGCGCCGCATCCGCTGACGGGCCGGCTCCTTTAGAACAGCAGCCCGATCCGGCTGGCGAACAGGATACCGATCACTACGGGGATGACGAACCGGATCAGGAACCGGACGACCGGGAAGACGCGGGTCCCGTATTTCAGTCCGCTGGTCATTTCGTCGCGCAGCTTTCGGGGCGATAGCACCCAGCCTGCGAACAGCACGATGAACAGACCGCCCAGCGGCATCATCAGGTTCGACGACAGGCTGTCGCACAGATCGAACAGATTTTTTCCTCCGATAGTCAGGACCGAACCGGGCATCATCGACAGCGCGCTGAGCGATCCGGTCGCGGCTACGGTACAGGCCGTGCAGACGATGGCTTTCGACCGCGTGATGCGCATTTCTTCCGACAGGTAGGCGATGATGACTTCGAGCAGCGAGACCGACGAGGTGATTGCGGCCAAGAACAGCAGGACGAAAAATACGACCGAGATCACATAGCCCCCGCTCATCCGGGCGAAAACGTTCGGCAGCGTCAAAAAAACCAGCTCCGGACCCGAGGTGGGCGAGATGCCGAATGAGAAGACGGCGGGGAAAATGGCCAGTCCCGAAAGGACGGCCACCGTAATGTCCGACAGCGAGACCATCGCCCCGATGCGGAACATATTCTCGTTCTTGCGCAGATAGGAGCCGTAAGTGATCATGCAGCCCATGCCGAGGCTCATCGAGAAGAAGGATTGTCCGAGGGCTTCCAGTACGGTCGTTCCGGTGATCTTGCTGAAGTCGGGCTTCAGCAGAAAGTCGATCCCCTGGCGCGCGCCGTCGAGCGTCAGCGCATTGAGAGCCATGCCGAACAACAGCAGAAACAGCATCGGCATCAGGATTTTATTGTACCGTTCGATTCCCTTTTCGATTCCCGAGTAGACGATGAAAGCCGAAGCCGCGATGAATACGAGCGTCCATGCGATCGGTCGCCAGCCGCTGGCGACGAAGCCGTCGAACGCCGCCGCCACCTGCTCGGGCGTGCGATCGTGGAAGCGGTTCAGCACCGATTCCTTGAGAAACTCGAGCGACCAGCCGGCGATCACGCAGTAGAACGACAGAATGATGAAAGCGCAGAGAATGCCCATGTAGCCCACCCATTTCCATTTCGTGCCCGGGGCCAGTTTGCTGAACGCGCGCATCGAGTTGCGTTTGGTCGAACGGCCCAGACTGAATTCCGACAGCATGATCGGAATGGAAATCAGAAAGCTGATCGTCAGATAGATCAAAATGAAGGCCGCCCCGCCGTTCTCGCCGGCCACGTACGGGAAGCGCCAGATGTTGCCCAGTCCGATAACCGAGCCTCCGACGGCGGCGATCGTGCCGAAGCGGCTCGCGAATGATCCTCTTTTCATAAGTGCGGTGCAGATTCGGTTCGGACATGCCGAACGGGAGTTTTGCAAAGATAGAAAAATTGTGCCGTTTCTTTCCGCGATGCGTGCCGTGAAATGACCGGGGCCGGCGCATTGCGGATTTCGGCGTGGTCTGCATGCCCGGTCTGTGCCGGTTTTTTCCCGGCGCCGTTTTTCGCGTCGGATGTTTTCCATGAGTCGGGCGGCGTTCCGTCCGGACGACGGGACGCGGAATTGACGATTGTTTGCTAACTTTGCGCCATGGGCACGGGAAAAATCGTCGAGCTGCTGGCTCCGGCCAAGGACTACGCTCACGGATGCGCCGCGATCGACTGCGGAGCCGATGCGCTGTATGTCGGCGCGCCGGCTTTCGGCGCGCGGGCCGGCGCGGCCGTGCCGGTCGACGAGATCGGCCGGCTGTGCGATTACGCCCACCGTTTCGGGGCCAAGGTCTTCGTCACGATGAACACGCTCGTCTACGAGAGCGAGCTGTCCGAGGCCGAGCGGATCGCCCGCGACATGTACAGGGCCGGAGCCGACGCGCTGATCGTGCAGGATGCCGCTTTTCTGCGTATGGATCTGCCTCCGATCGAGTTGCACGCCTCGACGCAGATGTTCAATATGGACCCGGTCCGCGCCCGCTTCTGGTACGAGGCGGGCTTTACGAGGCTGATCGTGGAACGGGCGGCCTCGCTCGACGAAATGCGGCGGATCGCCGGGGCCGCGCCCGGCCTCGAGATCGAAGCGTTCGTGCATGGGGCGATCTGCGTTTGCTACAGCGGCCGCTGCTTCATGAGCCGTTCGATGGGGCCCCGCAGCGGCAACCGGGGCGATTGCTCGCAGGCGTGCCGGCTGCCGTACGAACTGCTCGACGGCCGGATGCGTTCGCAGGGGCGGGCCCGGCACTGGCTTTCGGTACGCGATCTGAACCTATCGGACCGGCTCGAGGAGATGATCGACGCCGGAGTCGGCTCCTTCAAGATCGAGGGGCGGCTGAAGGATATGGCCTATGTGCGCAACGTCGTGGGATGGTACCGTAGCCGGCTGGATGAAATATTCTTCCGGCGGCCGGATTTGAAACGGGCCTCGCAGGGGAGCGTCGCGCTCGATTTCGAGCCCGATCCCGCCAAGAGCTTCTCGCGCGGCTCGACGCATTATTTCCTGGACGGACCGGCGGCCGGGGTCGCTTCGCTCGATACGCCCAAGTCGCTCGGCGAGGCGGTCGGGACGGTCGTCTCGGCGGGTCGGGAGTGGTTCGGGATGAGCGGAAAGATCGCGCTTGCCCCCGGCGACGGCATCTGTTTCGCGGACGAGACGGGCGAGTTGAGGGGGACCTATGTCAACCGGACGGAGGACGGCCGCGTCTATCCGAACCGCATGGACGGAATCGGGTGCGGGACGGCGATTTTCCGCAATTACGACCGTCGTTTTTCGGGGGCGCTGGAGCGCAGCCGTTCCCGTCGGACGCTGCCTGTCGAGGCGGCCGTCGAAGCGACTCGGAACCGGATATCGGTGACGTTCTCGGACGGTTCGTCGCAGGCGACGGCCTCGCGCGATGGCCGTTTCGACGAAGCGCTCGATCCGTTGCGGGCCGAACGGACGGTCCGGGCGCAGACGGCCAAGACCGGCGACACGAGCTATGAAGTATGCCGGATCGAGGTGCGCTGGGACATGCCTCGCTTCGTGCCCGTTTCTTTGCTGAACGAGCTGAGGCGCGAGGCGCTTTCGCGGCTCGATGCCGGGCGGGCGGCATGTTATGTCCGCCGGTCCCGCCGGGAGGAGAATCTTCGGGCTCTTTTCCCGGATACGGAGCTTTCCGCCGAGGAAAACGTCGTCAATTCGCTGGCCGCCGGCTTCTACCGCGAGCACGGTGTGCGTCGGATCGAGCCGGGGTTCGACGCGGGCCCGATTCCCGAGGGTTGCCGCGTCATGCGGACGCGCTATTGCCTGAGACGGGAGACGGGGCAGTGCCTCCGGAAGAACCCGGCCTATCGGGGACGCCTTTTTCTGGCGTCCGGGCGGCATGTGTACGAGCTGCTGTTCGATTGCGCCCGCTGCGAAATGAGCGTCGTATATCGGGGCGAGCGCGGAGAGCCGGCGCGGGAAGAAGGTGCCCGAAGGGAGCGGAAGCCCGGACGGTCCCGGCGATGATCGGGGCGCAGGGTCTCGCGCAGGACGACCCGAGGCATGGCGGCAGAGGACGGTTTGATCCGGACGGGTCGTTTCGGGGGGAAAGTCTCGGAAAGTCGGCCATAGCTTCGCTTCGGTCCCTCGGAACGGGAAAGGCCCGAAATGTTTTATGAAGTGAAACGAAGCATAGCAATCAAGGATTATGGAAAGCGATAAGACTCCGTCCGGGGACGGAATGCGGTCCGAGCTGTTGTCCGCTTCCGGCTGGAAGGACTACGAGCTGCTGGACAGCGGCCGTTTCGAGAAACTCGAGCGTTTCGGACGCTACGTCCTCGCGCGCCCCGAGCCTCAGGCCGTTTGGGACCGCTCGCTCAGCGAGGACGAGTGGAGGGCACGGGCCGACGCCGTGTTCCGTCGTGACGGCCGCAGCGGCGAGCGAGGCGAGTGGACGCTTCGCGCGGGCATGCCCGACCGTTGGTTTGTGGAATACGGAGGAGGAATGAGCCTGAAATTCCGCATGGGGCTTACCTCGTTCAAGCATGTGGGGCTTTTCCCCGAGCAGGCCGAGAACTGGGAGTTCATTTTCCGCGAAGTCCGCCGGCTGGGCGCCGGAGCGCGCGTGCTGAACCTGTTCGCCTATACGGGCGGAGCGTCGCTGGCCGCCCGGGCGGCCGGTGCCGACGTAACGCACGTCGATTCGGTCAAACCGGTGGTGAGTTGGGCCCGGGAGAATATGGAGGCTTCGGGCATGGACGGAATCCGGTGGATCGTGGAGGATGCGCTGAAGTTCGTCCGCCGCGAAGCGAGGCGGGGCCGCCGCTACGACGGCATCGTGCTCGATCCGCCGGCTTACGGCCGGGGAGCGGCCGGCGAGAAATGGGTTCTCGAGGAGCATATCAACGAGATGCTGAGCCTCTGCGGCGAGTTGCTCTCCGCGCGGGGCAGCTTCCTCGTGCTGAACCTTTACTCGATGGGACTCTCCGCACTGCTGGCCCGGACGGCGGTCCGGCAGCTCGTCGGCGAGTGCTCTTCGGAGCAGTTCGGCGAGCTCTACTTCTCCGATCCTTTCGGCAAGTCGCTTCCGCTGGGAGTCTATTACCGGATGTCGAGGCTGTGACGCCCGGTCTTTCGTTTTCCGCGCGGGCTTCGGCTTGCACGCAGGCTTGCGGGTCCGAAACCGGCGGGAGCGGGACGGCGGAAACCGCGGTGATATGCCGAGAAGGGATGTGCCGGAATGCAGGCGGCCAATCTTGCGACGATTATGTGTTTTATGTACCGACTACGACCGGACCTTGTATGTATGCCGTCCGGTTCGGGCGGACCCTGTCCAAACGGAGTCTCGACAGATCGATTCGAAGTCGTGGCAACCGGAACCGACATAGGTACTATGGAGTATATAATTAGCGAATCTTGTTTATATTGTCGAAATCGGTTATGGGGGGAATGGATCGTCATATAGTGATCCGGGAATACGAGCCGGCCGATAAGGAAGCCGTCTTGAGCCTGATCCGGGCCAATACGCCCGAGTATTTCGCGCCGGAGGAGGAGGCCGACCTGAGCCGGTATCTCGACTGCGAGAGGGAGTGGTTCTACGTCCTGCTTTTCGACGGAAAGATCGTCGGTTGCGGCGGAATCAACCTGGCGGACGAGCGAACGACGGGAAAAATCAGTTGGGATATCCTGCATCCCGAGTATCAGGGCCGATCGCTGGGAACCCGGTTGCTCAGGTTCCGGATCGAAAAGCTCGGATCGCTCGGCGGCATCCGGAGGATCACGGTCAGAACCTCGCAACTGGCTTTCGGATTCTACCGGAAGCAGGGCTTCGTGCTCAAGGAGGTGAAAAAGGATTATTGGGCCGAGGGATTCGACCTGTATGCCATGGAGTACGGAGGCTGGAAATGACAGTTGCGAATGTCCGTTTTCTTATGTTTCGGCTGGCCGTATCCCTAAAGCTATGTCTCGCCCTTTTTCTTTGCGGGAGGGAGTTGGCCGTTGCTTTAGGTCCGAGATATGCGGCTGCGGTAGCCGGAACATTCGGAAACACGACTCGCCGGTTTGTGCGGAGATGTCCCTGTGAGTACATTTATGAGAGAATTTTCCTGTCTGGACCGGGGCCGGAGAACGAGCGTATCGAGGGCTTCAGATTTGCTGCTCGGCCTCGCTCCTTCTTTTCTTCCACAGTTGCCAGCTGTTGATGACGTTCTGCCACACGACGTAGGCGGCCGGGCCGACCGAGGCGATCGGCAGCAGGTAGGTTTGCGCCATCCAGATCGCCAGCACGGTGTTTTTCTGTCCCAGTCCCTGTGCGCCGGAGATTTTCAGGTCGTATTTGCGTCCGATGCGGCGTCCGATAACGAATTGGCATACGCATGCGACGAGCGAGGCGCCGGCCAGCAGCAGCTCGTCTCCGTACCGGGAGGAGTCCTGACGGATCAGGAACGAAGTCGTGTTGCCCATGACGATCGTCAGCGATACGGCCCACAGGTAGAACGAGATCGACTGCCTTTGCCTCAGTGCCCGGTGCGCCCGAGGCCAGAAGCGTTGCAGGGCCAGTGCGGCGACGAACGGCAGGATCAGTAGCGGAATCATCTGCCGTCCGATGCGCAGCAGCGAGTCGAAGAGAGGCAGCGAGACCTGCGAGCCGACGAACGAGAAGACGACCGGGGAGATCAGCGCGACGACCATGTTGCTCAGCAGGCAGTAGGTCGCCAGCGACGCGACGCTGCCGCCCAGCATGCCCGTTACCACGGCCGCCGACGTGGCGGTCGGGGCCAGCACGCAGATGAAAGTGCCCTGAGCCAGCAGCGGGTCGATCGGGGCGAGCGCGAGGTAGAGACCCAGTCCGCCGGCGATCTGGACGAGCAGCAGTCGGACATGGAGCGGAGCGATGCGCAGCTCGCCGAGCGACAGCTTGCAGTAGGGAACCAGCAGCATCAGGAAAATCAGGTAGGGAGTCAGAAAGGCCAGCGATGCGAAAAACGAGTGGAAAACGCCGCCGACGATCATGGCGATCGGCAGCATCCAGTTTTTGAACTGTTGCAATACCACATGGTTCAGGTATTCTACCACTTGTCGGCCCTCCTGATGTTTCTGACGGGGCAAAGTAACGGAGTTCTCCCGTCAATTCAAAAGGCTTTCTGAAAATTTCTGCGGACGGCTCCGGACGTATCCGGATCGATTCGCGGTTGCCGGCACGGTCCGTCTTCCGGTTTTTTCGCCGCCGGTCGGCTGTCGCGATTTTAGAAGTTCCTACCGTGGGGACGTGCAAGGACCGGCGTTGTCTCTCGTTCCCGTGTTCGGCGGGTTGAGGGTCAGAAGGCATCGTTGCGGAAAAGGGAAAGCGGGTTCGTCGGATTTCGGGAGAAATGCGGACCGGTATCGGTTTTTCTCTGCCGGCCGGCTGTCCCGATTTCGGAAGATGCTGCCGTCGGGGCGTACAAGGACGACGTTATACCTCTTTCCATATCCGACCGTCAGGGGTAGAGGGGTATCATTACAGAGAAAGGGGGGTGGGTTTGCCATGTCTCGGAGGGGAGCGCGGTCCGTCAAATGATGCGGAAAGCCTCGGCTACCGGGTCGCGCGACCCGGTAGCTGAGGAAATCCTGTTTCGGGACCTTCGGAATGTTCCTTGCGGGGCGAGAATGGTCTGGCGAATAGGACGACCTGCTGCTTGTCTGTTCCGAGGAAGATCCCCCGCGACGAAAGGCAGGCCTCGCAGTCGGCGGATCGCCCGATCCGGTCGTTTCGGACGAGCGGAAGGAACGCTTTCCGGAGCGATTCTATTTCAGGAATCCGTCTATCCCGGCGCCGAACAGCGCGAAGTCGTACCTGACCGGATCGGAAGCGTCGAGCGTCCGGAGCGAGGCGGTGATCTCCTCGACGGCCTTCCAGTCGTTCTGCTTTCGGGCGAGCAGTCCGAGTGCGCGGCCCATATGGCCCGTATGCACGTCGAGCGGCAGATAGAGCGCTGCCGGGGGAATCGACTTCCACAGTCCGAAGTCTACGCCCCGTCCGTCGTCGCGAACCATCCATTTGAGATACATGCACAAACGCTTGCACGAGGCGCCCCGGTCGATCGACGAGAGGTGCTTCTCGGCTCTCGGGCGGTGATCCGCGCTCCAGAAAGCCGTGCGGAAGCGCGACAGCACGGTCCGCAGGTCGCCCGTTTCGGCGTATTCCCGCTCGAAATAGCCGCCCAGCGAGCCGTCGCGCAGGCAGATGCCGCGCAAGGCGCCGATAAAATCGATGCAGTCGCCCCCGTTGAATGTTCTGTGGACGAAGTCGAGCAGCGGCAGCAGCTCGTTCCTCGATGCGTTCATCGTGAAGTCGTAAGGGGAGCGGTCCATCAGCTCCATCAGTTTCCGTCCGTTGCGGACGATCGAGCGGCGGTTGCCCCAGGCTATCGTCGCGGCGAGGAAGCCGGCGATCTCGATATCCTCCCGGCGCGTGAAGCCGTGCGGGACGGAGATCGGGTCGTCTTCGATGAATCCGGGCGTGTCGTAGCGCTCGTACAGCTCGTCGAGCAGCTCGCGGATCGGTTCGGGTATCATATCCGGGGAGGGCTTGCCGTCAACGGACGATCTGTCCGTCGACCATTTCGATCTTTCGGTCCGACATGGCGGCCAGCTGTCCGTCGTGCGTCACGATGACGACGGTCTGGCCCAGCGTGTCCCGCAGCGTGAAGAACAGCCGGTGAATCTCCTCCCTGTTTTTCGTGTCGAGGTTGCCCGACGGCTCGTCGGCCAGCAGCACGGCCGGGGAGTTGATCAGCGCGCGGGCAATGGCCACCCGCTGCTGCTCGCCTCCCGACAGCTCGGCCGGCTTGTGCGACGAGCGGTGCTCCATACCGAGCATTTCGAGCAGCTCGGCCGCGCGCTTCTCGACCTCGCGCCGGTCGCGGCCGCCTATATAACCCGGTATGCAGACGTTTTCCAGCGCCGTGAACTCGGGCAGCAGATGGTGGAACTGGAAAACGAAGCCGATTTTCGTATTGCGGAAGCGCGAGAGCTGCCGGTCCGAAAGGGCGTGCACCGCCTCTCCGTCGATCTCGATCTCGCCCGAGTTCGGGCGGCTCAGCGTGCCCAGAATTTGCAGCAGCGTCGTCTTGCCTGCACCGCTCGGGCCGACGATCGAGACGACCTCGCCCCGTTCGACGAGCAGGTCGATTCCCTTGAGCACTTCGAGCGTGCCGAAACTCTTGCGTATCTCCTTGGTTCGTATCATGCTATCGGTCATTGGATTGTTCGTACCGTTCGTACAGCGCGACGATTTGCGCCGCCTCGCGCGTGTCGTGCACGCGCAGGATCGATGCGCCCTGACGCAGGCATTCCCAGTGCAGCGCCGTCGTGCCTGCGAGGGCGTCGTCCGGCGTCGTGTCGAGCGTCTTGTATATCATCGACTTGCGGGATATGCCGGCCAGAACCGGATAGCCCAGTTCGCCCAGCCGGTGCATTTCGCCCAGCAGGCGGAAGTTCTGCTCCACGGTTTTCGAAAAGCCGAAGCCCGGGTCGAGCACGATCTGCGTCACGCCCTCGCCGCGCAGCCAGCCGATCTTTTCGACGAAGTAGGCGAGCACTTCCCCGGTCAGATCGTCGTAGCGGGTCATCGTCTGCATCGTCTGCGGCGTGCCGCGCATGTGCATCGCGATCAGCGGGACGCCGTGCCTCGCCGCGACGGCGGCGATCGCCGGGTCCGCCGTTCCGGCCGTTATGTCGTTGACTATGCACGGCCCGAAGCGTTCGATCGCGCCTTCGGCTACTTCGGAACGGAACGTATCGATCGATACGGGCGTGTCGGGACATCGGCGGCGGATCGTTTCCAATGCGAGCGTGACGCGGCGCAGTTCCTCGTCGGGCGTCACGTCGTCGGCGCCCGGCCGGGACGAATAGCCGCCCACGTCGAGAATGGCCGCGCCGTCGGCGACTGCCCGCTCCGCCCTGCGCGCGACATCGTCGGCCCGGGGCGTGCGGCTGCCCTCGTAGAATGAGTCGGGCGTCGCGTTGATGATCGTCATTACGACGGGACGGCTCAGGTCGATGCTATGTTTTCCTACGGTCAGTTTCATAAGGTGCTTTCGTTAGTTTCGGGACCGCTCTCTGCGGGCGGGTGCCGGGGCGTTTAGTCAGCGCAGCCGGCAGAATATCCCGTGCAGTTCCAGAATTTTCGGCAGGACGGGTTCCTCGTCGCCGGAGCGGATCACGTAATCGGCGCGGGCGATCCGTTCGGCCTCGTCGATCTGGGCGGCCATGCGCGCGCGGACCGCTTCCGGGACGACGCCGTCGCGCAGGCAGGTACGGCGGATCCGCTCGGACTCGGGAGCCGTGACCGTCACGACCTTGTCCATCTGCTGGTAAGCGCCGCTCTCGAACAGAATAGCGGCCTCCTCGATTACGTAGGGCCCTTGCTGGCGTTCGGCCCAGCGGGCGAAGTCCTCGGCTACGGCAGGGTGTACGACGGCATTGAGGCGCTCGCGCAGCGTCCCGTCCGAGAAAATGCGTCCGGCCACGTATTTCCGGTTCAGTCCGTCGGCGTCGTACGCTCCGTCGCCGAACAACCCGCTTACAGCGGCTTTCAGGGCGACGTCCTCGTTCATCAGCCGGCGCGCCCGGGAGTCGGAGTCGTAGACGGGTACGCCCAACTGCGCGAATGCGCGGCACACGGTGCTTTTCCCGCTGCCTATCCCTCCGGTTATGCCGATCTTAATCATGCTCTTGCTGAGGAAATTCGATCTCGACGGGCGACTCGACCGAAAGGATTTTCAGGTCGGATATGTGGGAGGAGATGATGTTCTGAAGCGTGAAGGGCGCGATGTCGTAAACGCCGGCCTGACGCGCCGACGGCGTGACGGCCACATTGTCCGACGAGATATCCACGCCGTTGCGCCGGGGCGCGATCTTGTGCTTGAGAATCTGATAGCCTACCCCTTCGACGTTGCATCGGACCGAGTAGAGCGTACTGTCGATGCGGACCGGAATTTGGATGTCCGTCGTGTAGACATAGCTGAGCTTGGTGATATACCACAGGCAAAGCGATAGGGCCAGCAGCATGAAGAAGACCGGGTTGCTGAGTCTCCGGACCGTCACCTTGACGTACAGCTTGAATTTATGCAGACGCATATCTTTCCCGAGATAGTTTCATGCAAAGTAAAGGATTTTTTTCATCAAAACGAAAATACGGGCAGGGAAGTGCCGGAGCCGACCGGAGCGTCCTTCGCGTGCCGGATATTTCCTGTTTGTTCGACCGGGAGAAATATCCGGTTGTGTACGGTACTTGCGGCAGGACGACGGATTCTCGGACTTTGCCGTTACGGACATGCCGGTCGGAAACGAGGAGGTCTCCTCGGCGGTCCGGTCGCTCCGGCGGTTTCCCGTTTCCCGGGTGTTCGGGGAGACGGTTCGGTATGGAGAGAAATATATGGGAATGAAAAGCGCGGCAAGTCTCCAAAGACCTGCCGCGCGCAGAATGGTTCGGACCGGCAGCGGACGGTCCCTTTCGGTTCGGACCCTCCGCAGGGAACCGTAGCCGCTACTTGCCCGTTACGCTTTTGGGCGTTTCCTCGGGCTTTTCGGCCGCGTACTTTTTGTTGAGTCCCTCGAGGATGATCTGAGTCAGATCCAGCGACGGATCGGCGTTCAGCACCGGGCCCGTCGTGCTCGAGCTGAGGATCATCTTGTAGCGGTAGTCGCTGTTGAACTCTTTGAGGTACTCGGTAATGCTGTAATGGATACGGTTCAGCATCACCTGTTCTTCCTCGGCCAGTTCGGACATCACTTGGTCGCGGTGCTGCATGAAGCTCTGCTGTTTCTTGTTCAGATTCTCCTCGATCGACTGGGCCTGAGAGCGGGTTACCAGCCCTTTCTGTATCTTGTCCTGATAGTCGCGCACGTCGTTCTCGAGACTGCGGCCCTTGGAAGTCAGCTCCGTATCGGCCTTTTTGGCCTTCTGCTCGTAGGCGGCCCTCAGGTCGATGTACATGTCGTATCGGCTGACGAGCGAGTCGATGTTGAAATAGGCTATGTCTCCGCCCGCTGCGACGGCCGATTGGCTGCTGTCGGCTCCGGTTACGGCCCCGCCTGCCGTCGAGGCGCTGTTTTTGTTGTTGCAGGCAGCCAGAAGAAGTGCGGCTGATACGGCGATCAAGATTCTTTTCATGTTCGGTTGTTGTGGTTTGTTGAAATCTCCGGGACGCCGCCGTTTCCGCTGCCGAAAGGCCGGCGCACGGCCGTTCCCGGTTTATTGTTGTGCAAATATATAAATATTTCCTTTTGTTTGACTAATTTTGCCTTAAAATAGGAAAGGATTATGTATGAGTACGTAACGGGTCGGGTCGAGACGCTCTCGCCGACGGCGGCCGTTCTGGAGGCCGGAGGTATAGGCTATTGGCTGAACATATCGCTGCAGACTTTTTCGCAGATAGGCGATCGGGCCGAGGTCCGGCTGTACACGCATTTCGTCGTGCGCGAGGATGCGCAGGTGCTTTACGGCTTTTTCAGCCGGGAAGAGCGCGACATTTTTCGGGCGCTGCTGGGCGTGTCGGGCGTCGGAGGCAATACGGCCCGCATGATTCTTTCCGCCTTCACGGCCGACGAGGTACGGACGATTATCGCCGCCGGACAGGCCGACGTGCTCAAGAGCGTCAAAGGACTCGGTATCAAAACGGCCCAAAAGATCATCGTCGAGCTGAGGGACAAGATCGGAGCCGTCTGCCCGGCGAACGAGGCGCTGCCGC from Alistipes ihumii AP11 carries:
- a CDS encoding TrmH family RNA methyltransferase; its protein translation is MIKSEIAFVRSLSSKKERAASGLFVAEGEKLVGEMLASEFRVRKIFRCGEEDRSEAGSVDTEHVSPKEMERISALKTPTPVLALVELPRYRLSAGTGTDDLALALDGVQDPGNLGTIVRLADWFGIRDIVCSENTADCFGPKAVQATMGAIARVRVHYTALEPFLTRAAERGTPVYGTFLEGEDIYRAGLSAGGIVVMGSEGNGISSGTARCVTRRLFIPPYPGAAPTSESLNVAMATAVVAAEFRRRIR
- a CDS encoding sodium-dependent transporter, whose amino-acid sequence is MKRGSFASRFGTIAAVGGSVIGLGNIWRFPYVAGENGGAAFILIYLTISFLISIPIMLSEFSLGRSTKRNSMRAFSKLAPGTKWKWVGYMGILCAFIILSFYCVIAGWSLEFLKESVLNRFHDRTPEQVAAAFDGFVASGWRPIAWTLVFIAASAFIVYSGIEKGIERYNKILMPMLFLLLFGMALNALTLDGARQGIDFLLKPDFSKITGTTVLEALGQSFFSMSLGMGCMITYGSYLRKNENMFRIGAMVSLSDITVAVLSGLAIFPAVFSFGISPTSGPELVFLTLPNVFARMSGGYVISVVFFVLLFLAAITSSVSLLEVIIAYLSEEMRITRSKAIVCTACTVAATGSLSALSMMPGSVLTIGGKNLFDLCDSLSSNLMMPLGGLFIVLFAGWVLSPRKLRDEMTSGLKYGTRVFPVVRFLIRFVIPVVIGILFASRIGLLF
- a CDS encoding peptidase U32 family protein; this translates as MGTGKIVELLAPAKDYAHGCAAIDCGADALYVGAPAFGARAGAAVPVDEIGRLCDYAHRFGAKVFVTMNTLVYESELSEAERIARDMYRAGADALIVQDAAFLRMDLPPIELHASTQMFNMDPVRARFWYEAGFTRLIVERAASLDEMRRIAGAAPGLEIEAFVHGAICVCYSGRCFMSRSMGPRSGNRGDCSQACRLPYELLDGRMRSQGRARHWLSVRDLNLSDRLEEMIDAGVGSFKIEGRLKDMAYVRNVVGWYRSRLDEIFFRRPDLKRASQGSVALDFEPDPAKSFSRGSTHYFLDGPAAGVASLDTPKSLGEAVGTVVSAGREWFGMSGKIALAPGDGICFADETGELRGTYVNRTEDGRVYPNRMDGIGCGTAIFRNYDRRFSGALERSRSRRTLPVEAAVEATRNRISVTFSDGSSQATASRDGRFDEALDPLRAERTVRAQTAKTGDTSYEVCRIEVRWDMPRFVPVSLLNELRREALSRLDAGRAACYVRRSRREENLRALFPDTELSAEENVVNSLAAGFYREHGVRRIEPGFDAGPIPEGCRVMRTRYCLRRETGQCLRKNPAYRGRLFLASGRHVYELLFDCARCEMSVVYRGERGEPAREEGARRERKPGRSRR
- a CDS encoding class I SAM-dependent methyltransferase — encoded protein: MRSELLSASGWKDYELLDSGRFEKLERFGRYVLARPEPQAVWDRSLSEDEWRARADAVFRRDGRSGERGEWTLRAGMPDRWFVEYGGGMSLKFRMGLTSFKHVGLFPEQAENWEFIFREVRRLGAGARVLNLFAYTGGASLAARAAGADVTHVDSVKPVVSWARENMEASGMDGIRWIVEDALKFVRREARRGRRYDGIVLDPPAYGRGAAGEKWVLEEHINEMLSLCGELLSARGSFLVLNLYSMGLSALLARTAVRQLVGECSSEQFGELYFSDPFGKSLPLGVYYRMSRL
- a CDS encoding GNAT family N-acetyltransferase; translated protein: MDRHIVIREYEPADKEAVLSLIRANTPEYFAPEEEADLSRYLDCEREWFYVLLFDGKIVGCGGINLADERTTGKISWDILHPEYQGRSLGTRLLRFRIEKLGSLGGIRRITVRTSQLAFGFYRKQGFVLKEVKKDYWAEGFDLYAMEYGGWK
- a CDS encoding TIGR02757 family protein: MIPEPIRELLDELYERYDTPGFIEDDPISVPHGFTRREDIEIAGFLAATIAWGNRRSIVRNGRKLMELMDRSPYDFTMNASRNELLPLLDFVHRTFNGGDCIDFIGALRGICLRDGSLGGYFEREYAETGDLRTVLSRFRTAFWSADHRPRAEKHLSSIDRGASCKRLCMYLKWMVRDDGRGVDFGLWKSIPPAALYLPLDVHTGHMGRALGLLARKQNDWKAVEEITASLRTLDASDPVRYDFALFGAGIDGFLK
- a CDS encoding ABC transporter ATP-binding protein, which gives rise to MIRTKEIRKSFGTLEVLKGIDLLVERGEVVSIVGPSGAGKTTLLQILGTLSRPNSGEIEIDGEAVHALSDRQLSRFRNTKIGFVFQFHHLLPEFTALENVCIPGYIGGRDRREVEKRAAELLEMLGMEHRSSHKPAELSGGEQQRVAIARALINSPAVLLADEPSGNLDTKNREEIHRLFFTLRDTLGQTVVIVTHDGQLAAMSDRKIEMVDGQIVR
- the folP gene encoding dihydropteroate synthase encodes the protein MKLTVGKHSIDLSRPVVMTIINATPDSFYEGSRTPRADDVARRAERAVADGAAILDVGGYSSRPGADDVTPDEELRRVTLALETIRRRCPDTPVSIDTFRSEVAEGAIERFGPCIVNDITAGTADPAIAAVAARHGVPLIAMHMRGTPQTMQTMTRYDDLTGEVLAYFVEKIGWLRGEGVTQIVLDPGFGFSKTVEQNFRLLGEMHRLGELGYPVLAGISRKSMIYKTLDTTPDDALAGTTALHWECLRQGASILRVHDTREAAQIVALYERYEQSNDR